A stretch of the Candidatus Rokuibacteriota bacterium genome encodes the following:
- the metH gene encoding methionine synthase, translating into MTVGSSRAALLAGACRRRILVLDGAMGTMIQARALGASDFGGASYEGCNEHLNLTRPDVIRSIHEVYLDAGADLISTNSFGCAPYVLAEYGLAARCHEITLAAARLARESAASRESAARPRFVVGAMGPGTRTITVTGGVTFDEVMEGYRLQARALIEGGVDALLLETCQDTLNVKAAALGVRGAMDEAGTRLPLMVSGTIEPMGTMLAGQGVEALHASLEHLDLFSIGLNCATGPEFMTDHLRSLSALATCFVSCYPNAGLPDEHGHYEETPESLALKMRRFVDEGWVNLIGGCCGTTPAHIRLLAALAEGRPPRRPAAVLMAAVSGIEVLYPGEDTRPVLVGERTNVIGSRRFKALIVEGKFEEAAEIGRAQVRGGGQVLDVCLANPDRDEMADTERFLDRLTRKVKVPLMIDSTDPAVIERALRLCQGKAIVNSINLEDGEERFERVVPLLRAYGGAAVVGCIDEDKQQGMALTRERKLRIAERAHGLLTEKFGLPERDLVFDPLVFPLGTGDRNYVGSAVETIEGLRAIKARFPSSKTILGVSNVSFGLPDAGREVLNAVFLHHCTKAGLDYAIVNTERLDRYASIPEEERRLAEDLIHMRGADPLGAFVAHFRGRTRAARAAGSALPLDERLARYIVEGSRDGLVEDLELKLREAAPLAIINGPLMRGMEEVGRLFNDNQLIVAEVLQSAEAMKAAVAHLEPRMERAESATRATLVLATVKGDVHDIGKNLVEIILKNNGYRVINLGIKVPPEDLIAAYHSHKPDAFGLSGLLVKSAQQMVSTAQDLRAAGIEVPLFVGGAALTRKFAATRIAVEYAGPTVYAKDAMDGLDLANRLFGATTREALLAALREEQAALRAGTPGGAARLPVPAAATPAGPSVSRTVSVPVPPDLDLHVLRSVPLGHIYPYLNLQMLLGKHLGLRGPVSRLLAERDPKAVELLGMVEELEREAAARGWLRADGLYRFFEARSSGETLVLYDGGREVARFRFPRQAGGERLCLADYVRGVESGEPDSVALFVVTCGAGVRERAEEWKEAGQYLRAHALQALAIECAEAFAELVHARLRTQWGFPDPAELTMEERLKGRYRGIRVSFGYPACPELADQRLLFDLLHPEQIGLTLTEGFMMDPEASVSALVFHHPEARYFKADDV; encoded by the coding sequence ATGACGGTCGGTTCCTCCCGCGCCGCCCTGCTGGCGGGGGCCTGCCGGCGGCGCATCCTCGTCCTCGACGGTGCCATGGGCACCATGATCCAGGCCCGTGCTCTCGGCGCCTCGGATTTCGGCGGCGCGTCCTACGAAGGGTGCAACGAGCACCTCAATCTCACCCGTCCTGATGTGATCCGGTCCATCCACGAGGTGTACCTGGATGCGGGCGCGGACCTGATCTCGACCAATTCCTTCGGCTGCGCTCCCTATGTGCTTGCAGAGTATGGCCTGGCGGCGCGCTGTCACGAGATCACGCTGGCGGCCGCTCGGCTGGCCCGAGAGTCCGCGGCCTCGCGAGAGAGCGCCGCCCGGCCTCGCTTCGTGGTGGGGGCCATGGGGCCGGGCACGCGGACGATCACGGTCACGGGGGGGGTCACCTTCGACGAGGTGATGGAGGGCTATCGCCTCCAGGCGCGGGCCCTCATCGAGGGAGGGGTGGACGCACTGCTGCTCGAGACCTGCCAGGACACACTCAACGTGAAGGCGGCGGCCCTCGGTGTCCGAGGCGCCATGGACGAGGCCGGCACCCGGCTGCCGCTGATGGTGAGCGGGACCATCGAGCCCATGGGCACGATGCTGGCGGGGCAGGGCGTGGAGGCGCTCCACGCCTCGCTCGAGCATCTCGATCTCTTCTCCATCGGGCTCAACTGCGCCACCGGCCCCGAGTTCATGACCGACCACCTGCGCTCGCTGTCGGCGCTGGCGACGTGCTTCGTCTCCTGTTACCCGAATGCGGGGCTTCCGGACGAGCATGGCCACTACGAGGAGACGCCCGAGAGCCTCGCGCTCAAGATGCGCCGCTTCGTTGACGAGGGGTGGGTGAACCTGATCGGCGGCTGCTGCGGGACCACTCCCGCTCATATCCGGTTGCTGGCGGCGCTGGCGGAGGGGCGGCCTCCGCGCCGGCCCGCAGCCGTCCTGATGGCGGCCGTCAGCGGCATCGAGGTGCTGTACCCAGGGGAGGACACGCGCCCGGTGCTCGTGGGCGAGCGCACCAACGTCATCGGCTCGCGCCGGTTCAAGGCGCTCATCGTCGAGGGGAAGTTCGAGGAGGCCGCCGAGATCGGCAGGGCCCAGGTCCGCGGCGGGGGGCAGGTGCTGGACGTCTGTCTCGCCAACCCGGACCGGGACGAGATGGCCGACACGGAGCGATTCCTCGACCGGCTCACCCGGAAGGTGAAGGTGCCGCTGATGATCGACTCCACGGACCCCGCCGTGATCGAGCGGGCGCTGCGCCTGTGCCAGGGCAAGGCCATCGTGAACTCGATCAACCTGGAGGACGGCGAGGAGCGCTTCGAGCGGGTGGTGCCGCTGCTGCGCGCCTACGGGGGCGCGGCAGTGGTCGGCTGCATCGACGAGGACAAGCAGCAGGGGATGGCGCTGACCCGGGAGCGCAAGCTCAGGATCGCCGAGCGCGCCCATGGGCTCCTCACGGAAAAGTTCGGCCTGCCCGAGCGCGACCTGGTCTTCGATCCCCTGGTCTTCCCGCTGGGAACCGGGGACAGGAACTACGTGGGGTCGGCCGTCGAGACCATCGAGGGGCTCCGCGCCATCAAGGCCCGCTTCCCCTCGTCGAAGACCATCCTGGGGGTCTCGAACGTGTCCTTCGGGCTCCCGGACGCGGGGCGCGAGGTGCTCAACGCCGTGTTTCTCCACCACTGCACCAAGGCGGGACTCGACTACGCCATCGTGAACACCGAGCGGCTCGATCGCTATGCCTCCATCCCCGAGGAGGAGCGGCGGCTGGCCGAGGATCTCATCCACATGCGCGGCGCCGATCCGCTGGGAGCCTTCGTCGCTCACTTCCGTGGGCGGACACGGGCCGCGCGGGCGGCCGGCAGCGCGCTGCCGCTGGACGAGCGGCTGGCCCGCTACATCGTCGAGGGCTCGCGCGACGGGCTGGTCGAGGACCTGGAGCTCAAGCTCCGGGAGGCGGCGCCGCTGGCGATCATCAACGGCCCGCTCATGCGAGGGATGGAGGAGGTGGGCCGGCTCTTCAACGACAACCAGCTCATCGTGGCCGAGGTGCTGCAGTCGGCGGAGGCCATGAAGGCCGCCGTCGCGCACCTGGAGCCGCGGATGGAGCGCGCGGAGAGCGCCACGCGGGCCACCCTCGTGCTGGCCACGGTGAAGGGCGATGTGCACGACATCGGCAAGAACCTGGTGGAGATCATCCTCAAGAACAACGGCTACCGCGTCATCAACCTCGGGATCAAGGTGCCGCCCGAGGACCTGATCGCCGCCTACCACAGCCACAAGCCCGACGCATTCGGGCTGTCGGGTCTCCTCGTCAAGTCAGCGCAGCAGATGGTGTCCACCGCCCAGGATCTGCGCGCAGCGGGGATCGAGGTCCCGCTCTTCGTGGGTGGCGCCGCCCTCACGCGGAAGTTCGCCGCCACGCGTATCGCAGTCGAGTACGCGGGGCCGACCGTGTACGCGAAGGACGCCATGGACGGGCTCGATCTCGCCAATCGCCTCTTCGGCGCGACGACGCGGGAAGCGTTGCTCGCCGCCCTTCGCGAGGAGCAGGCGGCCCTTCGCGCCGGCACCCCCGGGGGGGCTGCGCGCCTCCCGGTCCCGGCGGCGGCGACCCCGGCGGGCCCGTCCGTCTCACGGACTGTCTCCGTGCCGGTCCCGCCGGATCTGGATCTCCATGTGCTGCGGTCGGTTCCCCTGGGTCACATCTATCCCTATCTCAATCTCCAGATGCTCCTGGGCAAGCACCTGGGGCTCCGGGGCCCTGTCTCCCGCCTCCTGGCCGAGCGCGATCCGAAGGCCGTGGAGCTGCTGGGTATGGTCGAGGAGCTCGAACGGGAGGCGGCGGCCCGCGGCTGGCTCAGGGCCGACGGGCTGTACCGCTTCTTCGAGGCGCGCTCCTCCGGCGAGACTCTGGTCCTCTACGACGGCGGCCGGGAGGTGGCGCGCTTCCGTTTTCCGCGGCAGGCGGGCGGCGAGCGCCTGTGCCTGGCGGACTACGTGAGGGGCGTCGAGTCCGGCGAGCCCGATTCCGTGGCGCTCTTCGTCGTGACCTGCGGCGCTGGTGTGCGAGAGCGCGCGGAGGAGTGGAAGGAGGCGGGCCAGTACCTGCGGGCGCATGCGTTGCAGGCCCTGGCCATCGAGTGCGCCGAGGCGTTCGCCGAGCTCGTCCACGCCCGGCTCAGGACCCAGTGGGGCTTCCCCGACCCGGCCGAGCTGACCATGGAGGAGCGGCTCAAGGGCCGCTACCGCGGCATCCGCGTCTCCTTCGGCTACCCGGCCTGCCCGGAGCTCGCCGACCAGCGGCTGCTCTTCGACCTGCTGCACCCGGAGCAGATCGGGCTCACCCTGACCGAGGGCTTCATGATGGACCCCGAGGCCTCCGTGTCGGCCCTGGTCTTCCACCACCCGGAGGCCAGGTACTTCAAGGCCGATGACGTGTGA
- the ilvD gene encoding dihydroxy-acid dehydratase: MPPTKPWDPRQKSRLLLEGPDRAPARAMMKAVGFRDEDLSRPQIGVAHAWIGTMPCNWNHRKLAEKVMQGVRAAGGTPIELNTIAITDGITMGTEGMKASLISREVVADSVELVARGHLFDGLVTISGCDKTIPAMAMVLGRLNIPGLMLYCGSIMFGRCGAGGPFSDRNLTIQDVFEALGAYNAGKISAEELKDVEDHACPGEGACGGQFTANTMATAYEMLGISPMGWNGIPAPDPRKDEVAFECGRLVMEHVRKGITPRSLITRRSFENAIAGVLATGGSTNSVLHLPATAWEFGLKLSIDDFDRLSRKTPVLADLKPWGAYTAPEMHEAGGMAVVGKRLVEAGLIHTQEKTVTGRTIGEEIGAAREPAGQKVIRPLAQALKPTGGIAILRGNLAPGGCVIKLSGHARVSHRGPARVFEREEDAFKAVKEGKIKANDVIVIRYEGPRGGPGMREMLHVTGALQGAGLGETVALMTDGRFSGATHGFMIAHVVPEAFERGPIAAVRNGDMINIDVKKRRVDLEITAAELKKRLAGWKAPRPRYTSGVFHKYARTVSNASEGAVTG, translated from the coding sequence ATGCCGCCCACCAAGCCCTGGGACCCACGCCAGAAGAGCCGCCTCCTCCTCGAAGGCCCCGACCGCGCGCCGGCACGGGCGATGATGAAAGCCGTCGGCTTCCGGGACGAGGATCTTTCCCGCCCGCAGATCGGCGTGGCGCATGCGTGGATCGGGACGATGCCGTGCAACTGGAACCACCGGAAGCTCGCCGAGAAGGTCATGCAGGGGGTCCGCGCGGCGGGCGGCACGCCCATCGAGCTCAACACCATCGCCATCACCGACGGCATCACCATGGGCACCGAGGGCATGAAGGCCTCCCTGATAAGCCGCGAGGTCGTGGCCGACTCGGTGGAGCTGGTGGCGCGCGGCCACCTCTTCGACGGCCTCGTGACCATCTCGGGTTGCGACAAGACCATTCCCGCCATGGCGATGGTGCTCGGGCGGCTCAACATCCCCGGGCTCATGCTCTACTGCGGCTCCATCATGTTCGGGCGCTGCGGGGCGGGCGGGCCCTTCTCCGACCGCAACCTGACCATCCAGGACGTCTTCGAGGCCCTCGGCGCCTACAACGCCGGGAAGATCTCGGCCGAGGAGCTGAAGGACGTGGAGGACCACGCTTGCCCGGGCGAGGGGGCGTGTGGCGGTCAATTCACCGCCAACACCATGGCCACGGCCTACGAGATGCTCGGCATCTCTCCCATGGGGTGGAACGGCATCCCGGCCCCGGATCCGCGAAAGGACGAGGTCGCCTTCGAGTGCGGCCGGCTCGTCATGGAGCACGTGCGGAAGGGGATCACGCCACGCTCGCTCATCACGCGCAGGAGCTTCGAGAACGCCATCGCCGGGGTCCTGGCCACGGGCGGCTCCACGAATTCCGTGCTCCACCTGCCCGCCACGGCCTGGGAATTCGGCCTCAAGCTCTCCATCGACGACTTCGACAGGTTGTCGCGCAAGACCCCCGTGCTGGCCGACCTCAAGCCCTGGGGCGCCTACACGGCCCCCGAGATGCACGAGGCGGGGGGGATGGCGGTCGTGGGCAAGCGGCTCGTCGAGGCCGGGCTGATCCACACGCAGGAGAAGACGGTCACCGGACGCACCATCGGCGAGGAGATCGGCGCCGCCCGCGAGCCCGCGGGCCAGAAGGTGATCAGGCCGCTGGCGCAGGCGCTGAAGCCCACGGGCGGCATCGCCATCCTCCGGGGCAACCTCGCGCCGGGCGGCTGCGTGATCAAGCTCTCGGGGCATGCCAGGGTCAGCCACCGGGGTCCCGCCCGCGTGTTCGAGCGCGAGGAAGATGCCTTCAAGGCAGTGAAGGAAGGCAAGATCAAGGCCAACGACGTCATCGTGATCCGCTACGAGGGGCCCAGAGGCGGCCCCGGCATGCGCGAGATGCTCCACGTCACGGGGGCGCTGCAGGGAGCGGGACTGGGGGAGACGGTGGCCCTCATGACCGACGGGCGCTTCTCCGGCGCCACCCACGGCTTCATGATCGCCCACGTCGTGCCCGAGGCCTTCGAGCGCGGGCCCATCGCGGCGGTGCGGAACGGCGACATGATCAATATCGATGTGAAGAAGCGGCGGGTAGACCTGGAGATCACCGCGGCCGAGTTGAAGAAGCGCCTCGCCGGCTGGAAGGCCCCCAGGCCGCGCTACACGAGCGGCGTCTTCCACAAGTACGCCAGGACCGTCTCCAACGCCTCCGAGGGCGCCGTCACCGGCTGA
- a CDS encoding polysaccharide deacetylase family protein yields the protein MWAGYTWGSHLLTLGSIWRGRRGERAAALTFDDGPDPEHTPRVLDILARHGIHGAFFLIGERARRAPEVVRRIAAEGHDLGNHTWSHRSLWLCGPSETVRQVERGHAAIAETAGRTPRFFRPPWGLTNLALFPVLRRLATPCVFWSVQTEGRRAVPAAQQVEASARRVGPGAILDLHDADGVAGAGTRLVEGLPALIQALRGRGYALVPLRDLL from the coding sequence ATGTGGGCGGGCTACACCTGGGGCTCTCACCTCCTCACGCTCGGGAGCATCTGGCGGGGACGGCGGGGCGAGCGGGCCGCGGCGCTGACCTTCGACGACGGGCCGGATCCCGAGCACACGCCCCGCGTCCTCGACATCCTCGCCCGCCACGGGATCCACGGAGCCTTCTTCCTGATCGGGGAGCGGGCCCGGCGTGCGCCCGAGGTGGTCCGGCGCATCGCCGCCGAGGGGCACGACCTCGGAAACCACACGTGGAGCCACCGGAGCCTCTGGCTCTGCGGACCGTCGGAGACGGTGCGGCAGGTCGAACGGGGCCATGCCGCCATCGCCGAGACGGCCGGCCGGACCCCGCGCTTCTTCCGGCCACCGTGGGGCCTGACCAACCTGGCGCTCTTCCCCGTGCTCCGCCGGCTGGCCACACCCTGCGTCTTCTGGTCGGTGCAGACCGAAGGCCGGCGTGCCGTGCCGGCGGCGCAGCAGGTAGAAGCGAGCGCGCGCCGTGTCGGGCCGGGGGCCATCCTCGACCTGCACGACGCTGACGGCGTGGCGGGAGCGGGCACGCGGCTCGTCGAGGGGCTGCCCGCGCTCATCCAGGCGCTCCGGGGACGGGGCTATGCCCTGGTCCCGCTCCGCGACCTGCTGTAG